The window CCCGCAGCGCGACTTCTCCCACCGCGGTCTTTTTGAGCAGATCTCGGTCGACCGCCGTGTCGATCCGAAACTCCCGCCGGTACGCCTCGATCATCTCACGGACCGCCGACCGATCCACACCTTCGATTCTCGCTGCGAACTCATCGACGTCCACCGCCGTCGGCCGCAATCCCATCCGCTCCAGAAAAAGCTGATCGGTGAGCGGCAGGTCCAGCATGTCCTCAAAGTGCCCGCCGATCTGCACCGGCTGCGAGTCCCGCATCGCCCGCAGCGCCCGCCCAGCCGCGGCAAACTCCCGCAGCTGGGCCAGCGTATCCTTCTGCTTCCAGTGCCCGTGCACCACGCCAAAGGCAACGCCTCGCCGCCGCAACACGTTGGCCAAATCCTGCGTCCCGTGCACGCCGTGGTTCAGCAGGACCGTATCGAAGTCGTACGTCTCGCCGCGAAGCTCGAACATCGGCTGGGCCGGCCACAGCACCGTCGGCACGCCCGCCTCCACAATCGCATCAACCAACACGCCGCTGGGGCAGTAGGTCACGTGGGCGACCACCAGCAGATCAACCCCCGCCTCGCCCAGCCGCTGGCACTCCCGGCGGACCTGTTCCCGCGTCGCCGCCACCTCGCCCGCCGCCACCGCCATCCCCTCGGCCTCCAGCACCGCCTTCGCCTGGACCGTCACCTCGCCGAGCTTCTCCCGCAGGCCGGGGGCCAACCGCTCGTACAGCTCAATCATCCCCGGCAAAAGCCCGATCTTCAGCGTCCGCTGGCCGTCCGTCACGTTCTGCCCTCCCGATCCACGTTTCCCGTCACGTGGTAGTACCGGTACCAATCATCATATTGCGCGCGTCGCCGGTCGTCGGGGCGATGCACCTGCACCGCCGCCTCAGCCGGCCAGCAGCGCTGCGGCGCCTGGCCGCTCACCGCCCAACCCGCCACCAGGGCCGCCCCGAATGCCGCCAGCTCGGGGAACTGGACCGCTTCGACCTCCAAGCCGCACATCGAGGCCAGGATGCCGGGACAGTGACGCCCGCCCGCCGCCCCGCCGGTCATCACGATCCGCCGGACCGGAGTGGCTGCGGCGATCGTCTCAAGCCGGTCTCGCACCTGGGCTGCGGCGACTTCCATGAACCGCAGCGCCGCCGACGGCCCCCGCCCATCGACCGTCCCGGCCAGGAGGTCCGCCCTGATCGGCCCTTCCGGAGGCCAGAAATCCGCCCACGCCATCCGCTCCACCTGCTCTCCCGTCAGTCCCAGGCGTTCCAGAAGACGCTCATACCCGCGCCCCACCGCACCCAATGACGCGATGTATCCGAATCGCCCCGGCCGCACGCTTCGCCCCGGATGCATCGTAAACCGCGCGTCGTCGTAGATCGGCTCAGCCGACTCGCCGTTGACCACCCACGCGGTGCCGCCGACCACGTTAACCGTCCCCGCTTCCTCCAGCCCGCAGGCGATCATCGAGGCGTACTGATCGTGGCAACTGCCCGCCAGCGTCAGCTTCACGCCCGCCACCGTCACATCCTCCAGCATCACCTCGATGCTCGGCCGGACCTCGGCCAGATGGCTCCGCTCCAGCCCCGCCCAGCCGACCAAAGCGTCCGCCCAATCGCCTTTGTGAAAATCGAACATTCCACAGATCTGGGCGTTGGTTGTATCGCCAACCGGCCTGCCCGCCAGGCTCGCGGTAATCAGCTCCGGCACCGCCGCCACGCACCGCAGCCGGCGGACATCTTCCGGCTTCTCCCGCACCCACTGGCGGACCTTCGCGATCATCAGCCACGGCATCGGCTCCCATCCCGTGGCCCGGTAAAACGACACCTTCCCGAACCGCTCGGACAACTCCGCGACAATCTGCTCATCGGCCAGGGCCGTCCACGAGAAGCCCCGGTCCAGAGGTGCGAATCGCCCATCCAGAGGGACGAAACTGCCGCCTTGCGTGCTGATCCCGCAGACCACCTTGTGCCCGGCCAGCAGGCCACGGTCGTGGAAATGCCGGATCGGCGCCTCGAACTGCCGTCGCCAGACCTCCGCCGCCGGCCGGTCCACCCGCGCCGCTGGCCCCAGCGGGAACGTTTCGCGGGCGATCAGGCGGCCCGAATCGTCCAGCACCACCGCCTTGGTGTTCGTCGTCCCGATATCGATCCCGCAAATCCGCATGGTCGTCCGATGTGCGTTTCTAACATAAACGAATACAGTCTAACATTTAGGCGGTTCCTGTCAACCCCCTTTCCCGGGCCGTGCTTTCCGCCCGCGAAAACCGCTTGAAGCCCCCGTGCTCCATCGTTAATATTCATTACCTTTGGCGGTCTGCGGCCCGAGTTTGCGTCACGGCCGACTACTTTTGACACAAAGGAGAACGCGAAATGAACGCTGCTGCCAACGCCCCCGTGCCCGTAGGAGTCATCGGTTTGGGCCGAAGCGGATGGGGCATCCACATCAACGCGATGCGGCCGATGCCCGAGAATTTCAAGATTGTCGGCGTGACCGACCC of the Phycisphaerae bacterium genome contains:
- a CDS encoding FGGY-family carbohydrate kinase, whose translation is MRICGIDIGTTNTKAVVLDDSGRLIARETFPLGPAARVDRPAAEVWRRQFEAPIRHFHDRGLLAGHKVVCGISTQGGSFVPLDGRFAPLDRGFSWTALADEQIVAELSERFGKVSFYRATGWEPMPWLMIAKVRQWVREKPEDVRRLRCVAAVPELITASLAGRPVGDTTNAQICGMFDFHKGDWADALVGWAGLERSHLAEVRPSIEVMLEDVTVAGVKLTLAGSCHDQYASMIACGLEEAGTVNVVGGTAWVVNGESAEPIYDDARFTMHPGRSVRPGRFGYIASLGAVGRGYERLLERLGLTGEQVERMAWADFWPPEGPIRADLLAGTVDGRGPSAALRFMEVAAAQVRDRLETIAAATPVRRIVMTGGAAGGRHCPGILASMCGLEVEAVQFPELAAFGAALVAGWAVSGQAPQRCWPAEAAVQVHRPDDRRRAQYDDWYRYYHVTGNVDREGRT